In Bradysia coprophila strain Holo2 unplaced genomic scaffold, BU_Bcop_v1 contig_350, whole genome shotgun sequence, a genomic segment contains:
- the LOC119081085 gene encoding uncharacterized protein LOC119081085: MDSMSTKLCRLCLESSDEMLNIFENPQNSTIPSILIKHFWFQVDKDDGMPQWLCEICWIQTKTFHHFYKRVEIRHGNYSSSNALINSIKQERIESPTEEQMNHESYTDLYIVKQEEPDPPAQTPHLLETKEENCEDNAFGYNDGYNLGESENSQTSDEDDQPLNKKSTYYDIGDVSTTSTLNTETQDSRSIRLSKIAQQDAQIRDFFTMKCEICTEDIKFESLTNARDHYRSVHDKSGYLMCCGNKYHRRYQILGHIRFHINPDAYQCDQCDRIFKDRQALKTHADNHVPLNLRPHKCSLCNSSFTKAGSLRVHVQNIHLSVTGEMLPCEKCSKTFRSPISLASHIRSVHEFSLEHVCEICARRFKTKQLLKCHIMSEHSTTTKAQCEMCGAWLKHELSLRKHLKRCPQSSNCEPVNCPICDRVVPNRPALSGHIQRAHGTKRHQCTFCDKTFKTPKGLKEHTAIHTGEYLYDCQYCDKKFKSNANMYSHRKKMHLEEWTRDRTNTLAAQNKSDQAETRAETSDESSWLNTVHWITPPLKLNKSIISIPIAMDAMSTKLCRLCLESSDEMLNIFENPQNSTIPSILIKHFWFQVDKDDGMPQWLCEICWIQTKTFHHFYKRVEIRHGNYCRSNAFLKINSIKQERSPSPSEEQIDLAQRMDFQIVKQEELEPPEQMPDLVVTKEENYDYDTYLDGYNENRFGEGENSQTSAESDSPFNKKCKNQDTADFSATATEECSLNTDTEDSTSHNLSKIAQQDAQIRDFFTMKCEICTEDIKFETLRKARDHYRNVHNKSGYLMCCGNKFHSRYRILGHIRFHINPEAYRCDQCDKSFKDKQALKTHTDNHGQLNLRAHECSICGGSFMKAASLKVHVQNVHSSATGGMFPCEKCSKTFRSSTSLIAHIRCVHEFSLEHVCDICARRFKSKQRLRSHILFKHSTPTKAQCEKCGAWLKHELSLRKHMKRCPQSNCVPVNCPICEKVLPNRPALNCHISNNHGTRRHQCTFCDKTFKTPKSLKEHTAIHTGEYLYDCQYCDKKFKSNANMYSHRKKIHLEEWNRDKPKANTSVEKLDQVEPVEAEMTVESFGIENEQILTFGSNVKFTKLHCFSLNKNKFNYTAMESTQLCRLCLDTSDDLVNIFDKFQDSTIASILNKHFWFQVHKNDGLSECLCQICWTNTKTFHIFYKRVELLQQDFWNSVGKDSEMDSSDLIKRERSAPLEPDFDKVKCEETESKLEVIHIEISKDDGSGYNDDNSCDQNDMVHISDCEDSMSDIKPSENCTEHETPTPTDECKSDNEDDDLDESYPDANAQTTSRCKKDTAKEDAQIREFFSMACDICSDKFETFIKAKNHYRLVHNTIGYLSCCGKKFNRRGRVLDHIYRHLNPDAYRCDPCGKRFADKFALKNHIENHEPFTSRAYKCSLCSSSFTKASKLAQHERLRHCSEEDKKFHCDKCNKNFVSKSVLVSHIRGVHEFAFAHVCDICARVFKSKHVFQNHMQEHSTTTRPKMQCNVCGAWLKHEDSLRKHLKRHQDTFANCPICNKVLQNKHSLGNHIRSVHGERSHQCTLCAKAFKKAIVLKEHMALHTGQDLYKCPYCTKTFKSGANMHAHRKKAHFEEWTRDRSKRFTPTSVE, from the exons ATGGATTCAATGTCAACAAAACTTTGTCGTTTGTGTCTCGAATCGAGCGATGaaatgttaaatattttcgaaaacccTCAAAACTCGACAATCCCATCGATTTTGATCAAACATTTCTGGTTCCAG GTTGACAAAGATGATGGCATGCCGCAGTGGCTGTGCGAAATTTGTTGGATACAAACCAAAACGTTTCACCACTTCTATAAAAGAGTGGAGATCCGACACGGAAACTATAGCAGTTCAAATGCCTTGATCAATTCAATAAAGCAAGAACGAATTGAAAGTCCAACCGAGGAGCAAATGAACCATGAATCTTACACGGACCTGTATATAGTGAAGCAGGAAGAACCAGACCCTCCAGCTCAAACACCTCATCTGTTAGAAACCAAAGAAGAAAACTGCGAGGACAATGCCTTTGGCTACAATGATGGCTACAATCTTGGCGAAA gtGAAAATTCGCAGACCTCAGACGAGGATGACCAGccgttaaataaaaaatcgacgTACTACGACATTGGAGATGTCAGCACTACATCGACACTAAATACTGAGACACAAGACTCAAGATCTATTAGGCTTTCAAAAATAGCGCAACAAGACGCTCAGATCCGTGATTTTTTCACAATGAAATGCGAAATCTGTACCGAAGACatcaaatttgaaagtttgacGAATGCCAGAGACCATTATCGCAGTGTTCACGATAAAAGTGGATATCTAATGTGTTGTGGGAACAAGTACCATCGTCGTTACCAAATATTGGGTCATATCCGCTTTCACATCAATCCAGACGCATATCAGTGTGATCAGTGTGATAGAATTTTCAAGGACCGACAAGCACTCAAAACTCACGCCGACAATCATGTGCCACTTAATTTACGTCCTCATAAATGTAGCTTATGCAACAGTAGTTTCACGAAGGCAGGTTCGCTGAGGGTTCATGTGCAAAATATTCACTTGTCGGTTACGGGTGAAATGTTGCCTTGTGAAAAATGTAGTAAGAC TTTTCGATCTCCTATATCGTTGGCCTCTCACATTCGAAGTGTTCATGAGTTTTCGCTGGAGCATGTATGTGAGATATGCGCTCGTCGATTTAAGACGAAGCAACTACTCAAATGTCACATCATGTCCGAACATTCAACGACGACGAAAGCTCAGTGCGAGATGTGCGGTGCTTG GCTGAAACACGAACTGAGTCTACGTAAACACTTGAAACGGTGTCCCCAGTCGTCAAACTGTGAGCCAGTCAATTGTCCTATTTGCGACAGAGTCGTACCAAACAGACCTGCATTAAGTGGTCATATTCAGCGTGCTCATGGCACGAAAAGACACCAGTGCACATTTTGCGacaaaacattcaaaacaCCTAAAGGCTTAAAG GAGCACACAGCAATTCACACGGGCGAATATTTGTACGATTGTCAGTACTGCGACaagaaattcaaatcgaaTGCGAACATGTATTCACATCGCAAGAAGATGCACTTGGAAGAATGGACCAGAGATAGAACCAACACATTAGCGGCACAGAATAAATCGGATCAGGCTGAAACGAGGGCTGAAACGTCAGACGAATCCTC CTGGCTGAACACAGTCCATTGGATTACCCCAccattaaaattaaacaaaagcaTAATTTCGATTCCAATAGCAATGGATGCAATGTCAACAAAACTGTGCCGTCTGTGTCTCGAATCCAGCGATGAaatgttaaacatttttgaaaacccTCAAAACTCGACAATCCCATCGATTTTGATCAAACATTTCTGGTTCCAG GTTGACAAAGATGATGGCATGCCGCAGTGGCtgtgtgaaatttgttggATACAAACCAAAACGTTTCACCATTTCTATAAAAGAGTGGAGATCCGCCACGGAAACTATTGCAGGTCAAATGCCTTTCTCAAGATCAATTCAATAAAGCAGGAACGAAGTCCAAGTCCAAGTGAGGAGCAAATAGACCTGGCACAACGCATGGACTTTCAAATAGTCAAGCAGGAAGAACTAGAACCTCCAGAACAAATGCCGGATTTGGTTGTCaccaaagaagaaaattacgATTACGATACTTATCTCGATGGTTACAATGAGAACCGTTTTGGCGAAG gtGAAAATTCGCAGACCTCGGCAGAAAGTGACTCAccgttcaacaaaaaatgtaagaaccAAGACACTGCAGATTTCAGCGCCACAGCAACCGAAGAGTGTTCACTAAATACTGACACTGAAGACTCAACGTCGcataatctttcgaaaatagcGCAACAAGATGCTCAGATCCGTGATTTTTTCACTATGAAATGTGAAATCTGCACCGAAGacatcaaatttgaaacattgaGGAAAGCCAGAGATCATTACCGCAACGTTCACAATAAGAGTGGATATCTGATGTGTTGTGGGAACAAGTTTCATAGTCGCTACAGAATACTGGGTCACATCCGATTTCACATCAATCCAGAGGCATATCGATGTGATCAGTGTGACAAAAGTTTCAAGGACAAACAAGCACTCAAAACTCACACCGACAATCATGGACAACTTAATTTACGTGCTCACGAATGTAGCATATGTGGCGGTAGTTTTATGAAGGCAGCCTCATTGAAGGTTCATGTGCAAAATGTCCACTCGTCGGCTACAGGTGGAATGTTCCCCTGTGAAAAATGCAGTAAGAC TTTTCGGTCTTCCACGTCGTTGATCGCTCACATTCGATGTGTTCATGAATTTTCGCTGGAACACGTATGTGACATATGCGCTCGTCGATTTAAGTCGAAGCAACGCCTCAGAAGTCATATCCTATTCAAACATTCAACGCCGACAAAAGCTCAGTGCGAGAAGTGCGGTGCTTG GCTGAAACACGAACTGAGTCTTCGGAAACACATGAAACGGTGTCCCCAGTCAAACTGTGTGCCAGTCAATTGTCCTATTTGCGAGAAAGTGTTACCAAACCGACCTGCATTAAATTGTCATATTAGTAATAACCATGGGACAAGACGTCATCAGTGCACATTTTGCGACAAAACATTCAAGACACCGAAAAGCTTAAAG GAACACACAGCAATTCACACGGGCGAATATTTGTACGATTGTCAGTACTGCGACaagaaattcaaatcgaaTGCGAACATGTATTCACATCGCAAGAAGATTCACTTGGAAGAATGGAACAGAGATAAACCCAAGGCAAACACATCAGTAGAAAAGTTGGATCAGGTTGAACCTGTAGAGGCTGAAATGACAGTGGAATCCTT CGGGATAGAAAATGAGCAAATTTTGACGTTCGGATcaaatgtcaaatttactaAATTGCATTGTTTTTCActgaataaaaacaaattcaactaCACTGCAATGGAATCGACCCAGCTTTGTCGTTTGTGCTTAGACACCAGTGACGATTTAGTGaatattttcgacaaattccaAGATTCAACAATTGCTTCGATTTTAAACAAACACTTCTGGTTCCAG GTCCATAAAAACGATGGCCTGTCTGAGTGCCTTTGCCAGATATGCTGGACCAACACAAAAacctttcacattttttacaaaagaGTCGAGCTACTTCAACAGGACTTTTGGAATTCAGTGGGGAAAGACAGTGAAATGGATTCTTCTGACTTAATAAAACGGGAACGAAGTGCTCCATTGGAACCCGATTTTGATAAAgtgaagtgtgaagaaacagAATCAAAGCTAGAAGTGATTCACATCGAAATAAGCAAAGACGACGGTTCGGGTTACAATGACGATAACAGTTGCGATCAAA ATGACATGGTGCACATCTCAGACTGTGAGGACTCAATGTCGGATATAAAACCAAGCGAAAACTGCACAGAACACGAAACACCAACACCAACCGATGAATGTAAGAGTGACAACGAAGACGATGATTTGGACGAATCGTATCCTGATGCTAACGCACAAACAACTAGTCGATGTAAGAAAGATACAGCCAAAGAGGACGCACAAATACGCGAATTTTTCAGCATGGCCTGCGACATTTGCTCTGATAAATTCGAAACGTTTATCAAGGCGAAAAATCATTACCGGCTCGTTCACAATACAATCGGTTACCTTAGCTGTTGCGGAAAGAAATTCAATCGACGCGGACGTGTATTGGACCACATTTATCGTCATTTGAATCCGGACGCATACCGTTGTGATCCGTGTGGCAAACGATTTGCCGATAAATTTGCATTGAAAAATCACATCGAAAACCATGAACCGTTTACATCGCGTGCGTACAAGTGTAGCTTGTGTTCGAGTAGCTTCACGAAAGCATCAAAACTGGCTCAACATGAGCGACTGAGACACTGCTCGGAAGAAGACAAAAAGTTTCACTGTgataaatgcaacaaaaa TTTCGTGTCGAAATCGGTACTGGTGTCTCATATTCGCGGTGTTCATGAATTTGCATTCGCCCACGTTTGTGACATATGTGCTCGTGTATTCAAAAGCAAACATGTCTTCCAGAATCATATGCAGGAACATTCGACAACTACTCGACCGAAAATGCAGTGTAATGTCTGCGGTGCTTG GTTGAAACATGAGGACAGTCTTCGAAAACATCTGAAACGCCACCAGGACACGTTTGCCAATTGTCCAATCTGCAACAAAGTGCTACAGAACAAACATTCACTGGGAAATCATATCCGAAGTGTTCATGGCGAGAGGAGTCATCAGTGTACATTGTGTGCAAAGGCATTCAAGAAGGCTATCGTTTTGAAA GAACATATGGCTCTGCATACTGGCCAGGATCTGTATAAATGTCCATATTGCACAAAAACGTTCAAATCAGGGGCGAATATGCATGCACATCGAAAGAAGGCTCATTTTGAGGAATGGACCCGAGATAGATCTAAACGATTCACACCCACATCCGTTGAATAA
- the LOC119080213 gene encoding ribosome maturation protein SBDS-like, with protein MSKVIAPTNEISVVRLKKCGKRFEVACHKDNLLSWRNNIEKDIDDVLRSRKVFLNVSKRQMAKNTDLMAAFNTDNVDAICKEILEKGELQVTERERHSQSDSLFKDIATNISNECVNSETKCPYTVEMIEQALKDIRFSVKPHQTVAQQTIEATSLLKKSIPIERTNMRIKIAICGKDAKKMKDKIVQHCSKVEEESWNSGNLTLVGIIVPGSLRIISDIISADSKGTGKLDVLILTETDVIDDEAVEVTEE; from the exons ATGTCTAAAGTAATTGCACCTACAAATGAAATATCAGTGGTTCGTCTTAAGAAGTGTGGTAAACGCTTCGAAGTCGCCTGCCACAAAGACAACCTTTTGTCGTGGAGAAACAACAT TGAAAAAGATATTGACGACGTTCTGCGATCACGGAAAGTGTTTCTCAATGTGTCCAAACGACAAATGGCTAAAAACACCGATTTAATGGCAGCATTCAACACAGACAATGTTGATGCAATTTGCAAGGAAATCTTGGAAAAAGGCGAGCTTCAAGTGACGGAAAGAGAACGTCACTCACAATCAGATTCGCTGTTCAAGGACATAGCCACCAACATATCCAATGAATGTGTGAATTCCGAAACCAAATGTCCGTACACTGTAGAGATGATCGAACAAGCATTGAAAGACATCCGATTCTCAGTGAAACCGCATCAGACTGTTGCACAGCAGACAATCGAAGCTACGTCGCTGTTGAAGAAGAGTATTCCAATCGAGCGAACCAACATGCGAATTAAAATAGCCATTTGCGGTAAGGATGCTAAGAAGATGAAAGATAAAATTGTTCAGCATTGTAGCAAGGTGGAGGAAGAGAGTTGGAATAGTGGCAATCTGACACTGGTTGGAATAATCGTTCCCGGTAGTCTGAGGATAATAAGCGACATCATTTCCGCAGACTCTAAGGGCACTGGAAAACTGGACGTCTTAATTTTAACAGAAACAGATGTAATTGATGACGAGGCGGTGGAGGTGACGGaagaataa
- the LOC119080212 gene encoding transcription factor grauzone-like, translating to MDSMSTKLCRLCLESSDEMLNIFENPQNSTIPSILIKHFWFQVDKDDGMPQWLCEICWIQIKTFHHFYKRVEIRHGNYCRSNALVKINSIKQERSESPTEAQVNHESYTDLYIVKQEEPEPPAQMPDLFVTKTENCDYDAYVEAYNSFDESLGENGGTSDDDDQPFNKKAKSAAAAGTSSLNTETQDSKSRSALNIAQQDAQIRDFFTLKCEICTEDIKFETLRKVRDHYRSVHNKSGYLRCCGNKYYRRCTVLDHIGFHINPDAYRCDQCDKSFKDKQALKTHTDNHGQLNLRAHECSICGGSFMKAASLKVHVRNVHSSVTGEMFPCEKCSKTFRSSTSLVAHIRCVHEFSLEHVCDICACRFKSKQRLQSHIFFKHSTTTKAQCEMCGAWLKHAMSLRKHLKRCPQSSNCEPVSCSICDKVVPNRPALGSHIRRAHGTKRHQCTFCDKIFNTPTSLKEHTAIHTGEYLYDCPYCDKKFKSNANMYSHRKKMHLEEWTRDRTNTLAAQNKSDHVESTEVANG from the exons ATGGATTCAATGTCAACAAAACTTTGTCGTTTGTGTCTCGAATCCAGTGACGaaatgttaaatattttcgaaaacccTCAAAACTCGACAATCCCATCGATTTTGATCAAACATTTCTGGTTCCAG GTTGACAAAGATGATGGCATGCCGCAGTGGCTGTGCGAAATTTGCTGGATACAAATCAAAACCTTTCACCATTTCTATAAGAGAGTGGAGATCCGCCACGGAAACTATTGTCGTTCAAATGCCTTGGTCAAGATCAATTCAATAAAGCAGGAACGAAGCGAAAGTCCAACCGAGGCGCAAGTAAACCATGAATCTTACACGGACTTGTATATAGTGAAGCAGGAGGAACCAGAACCTCCAGCACAAATGCCTGATCTGTTTGTCactaaaacagaaaattgtgATTACGATGCTTATGTCGAAGCTTACAACAGTTTTGATGAAAGTTTAGGTGAAAATGGCGGGACCTCAGACGACGATGACCAGCCGTTCAATAAAAAAGCGAAAAGCGCTGCAGCAGCCGGAACATCGTCACTAAATACTGAAACTCAAGACTCGAAGTCACGTAGTGCTTTAAACATAGCGCAACAAGACGCTCAGATCCGTGATTTTTTCACTTTGAAATGTGAAATCTGCACGGAAGacatcaaatttgaaacattgaGGAAAGTACGGGATCATTATCGCAGCGTTCACAATAAAAGTGGATATCTAAGGTGTTGTGGGAACAAGTACTATCGTCGTTGCACAGTATTGGATCACATCGGTTTTCACATCAATCCAGACGCATATCGATGTGATCAGTGTGACAAAAGTTTTAAGGACAAACAAGCACTCAAAACTCACACCGACAATCATGGACAACTTAATTTACGTGCTCACGAATGTAGCATATGTGGCGGTAGTTTTATGAAGGCAGCCTCATTGAAGGTTCATGTGCGAAATGTTCACTCATCGGTTACGGGTGAAATGTTCCCGTGTGAAAAATGCAGTAAGAC TTTTCGGTCGTCCACGTCGTTGGTCGCTCACATTCGATGTGTTCATGAGTTTTCGCTGGAACACGTATGTGACATATGCGCTTGTCGATTCAAATCGAAGCAACGGCTCCAAAGTCACATCTTCTTCAAACACTCAACGACAACTAAAGCTCAGTGTGAGATGTGCGGTGCTTG GCTGAAACATGCAATGAGTCTACGTAAACACTTGAAACGTTGTCCCCAGTCGTCAAACTGCGAGCCAGTTAGTTGTTCTATTTGTGACAAAGTGGTACCAAACAGACCTGCATTAGGTAGCCATATTAGGCGTGCTCATGGAACAAAAAGACATCAGTGCACATTTTGCGACAAAATATTCAACACACCTACAAGCTTGAAG GAACACACAGCAATTCACACGGGCGAATATTTATACGATTGTCCGTACTGCGACaagaaattcaaatcgaaTGCGAACATGTATTCACATCGCAAGAAGATGCACTTGGAAGAATGGACCAGAGATAGAACCAACACATTAGCGGCACAGAATAAATCGGATCACGTTGAATCCACAGAGGTTGCGAATGGATGA